ACGGTGTCACCGTAGGTGCCGTCGAGATCATTGTCGAAGACCAGCGTTTCGCGGCGGTCGTTGCCCTGAACGGTGTAGCCGCCGCCGAGGGCGATATAGGGTCCGTTGAAGTCCTGCGAGGTGTCGCGGCCGCCGCCCGTTGTGTCTTGGGCCATGGCGGGAACGGCAAACGCGCTGACCGCCGCAGCGGCGAGGAGAGAAGTGAATTTCATTGTTATTACTCCACTTTTTGATGACTTTGCAGTCAGGAGCCAAACCCTCCCTCCAATCCAAAGTTCCCCGCCAACCGGGAAATGCGATGAACCGAGCCCGGCGCGAGATATGCCCGAGGCCCTGAAAACCGCGCTTGCCAGCGGCCATTCCGGCCCCCTATAGCCAGCATATGAGTCACGATTTGTTCGACAGCTCCGCCCCCGCGACCGACAGCTACAATGCCTCTCAGATCGAGGTGCTCGAAGGGCTTGAGCCCGTTCGCCGCCGCCCCGGCATGTATATCGGCGGCACCGACGAACGCGCGTTGCACCACCTCGCCGCCGAGGTCATCGACAACAGCATGGACGAGGCCGTCGCAGGCCATGCGAACCGGATCGAGGTGACGCTCGATGTCGGCAATCGCCTGACCATCGTCGACAATGGCCGCGGCATGCCGGTCGACCCGCATCCGAAATTCCCGGGCAAATCAGCGCTCGAAGTGATCCTGACCATGCTCCATTCGGGCGGCAAGTTCGAAGGCAAGGCTTATGCAACGTCGGGCGGTCTGCACGGCGTCGGGGTCAGCGTCGTCAACGCGCTGTCGGTCGATACCGAGATCGAGGTCGCGCGCGGCAAACAGCTTTACCGTCAGCGCTTTTCGCGCGGTACGCCGCTCGCGCCGCTGGAAGAGCTCGGACCGACGCCTAACCGCCGTGGTACCAGCGTGTCCTTCGTTCCCGATCCGGAAATCTTCGGCGAGCATGGCCGTTTCAAGCCGCAGCGCCTCTATCGCATGGCGCGGTCGAAGGCCTATCTGTTCGCCGGCGTCGAAATCCGCTGGAAATGCGCCCCCGAGCTGATCGGCGACGATACGCCTGCCGAGGCGGTGTTCCAGTTCCCCGGCGGGCTTGCCGATCACCTCAAGGAACAGATCGGCACCCGCGAATGCGCGACCGCCGAGCCCTTCGTCGGACGGCAGGATTTCCCCGGCGATCAGGGCCGCGCCGAATGGGCGATCGCCTGGCCGTTATGGTCCGACGGATCGTATAGTTGGTATTGCAACACCATCCCGACGCCTGCCGGCGGCACCCATGAAGCCGGGCTGCGCGCCGCGCTGACCAAGGGCCTGCGGGCATTCGGCGAACTCATCGGCCAGAAAAAGGCAGCGCAGATCACTGCCGAAGATGTCTTCAACGGCGGCGAGATGATGCTGTCGGTGTTCATCCGCGACCCGCAGTTCCAGAGCCAGACCAAGGACCGGCTGTCGAGCCCCGAGGCGGCGCGTTTCACCGAAAACGCGGTGCGCGACCATTTCGACCATTTCCTGTCGGATAATATGGATCGTGGCCGCGCGCTGCTCGGCCTGATCCTCGAACGCATGGACGAGCGGCTCAAGCGCAAGGCGGAGCGCGAGGTCAAGCGCAAGACCGCGACGAGCGCGCGCAAGCTTCGCCTACCCGGCAAGCTCACCGACTGTGCGAATGACGGCCCCGAAGGCACTGAATTGTTTATCGTCGAAGGCGACAGCGCCGGCGGCAGCGCCAAGCAGGCGCGCGACCGCAAGACGCAGGCGATCCTGCCGATCCGCGGCAAGATATTGAACGTCGCCAGCGCCAGTACCGACAAGATCCGCGCCAATCAGGAAATCGCCGACCTCGCCCTCGCGCTGGGCTGCGGCATGCGCAAGGATTGCGACGCCGACCGGCTGCGCTACGAAAAGATCGTCATCATGACCGATGCTGACGTCGACGGCGCGCATATCGCGACCTTGCTCATGACCTTCTTCTTTCAGGAAATGCCCGACATCGTCCGCAACGGCCATGTCTATCTGGCGCAGCCGCCGCTCTACCGCCTCACGGCAGGCAGCACCTCGGCCTATGCGCGCGACGACGAGCATCGCGCCGAGCTCGAGGCGACGATGTTCAAGGGCAAGAAGGTCGAGGTCGGCCGCTTCAAGGGCTTGGGAGAAATGAACCCCAACCAGCTCAAAGAAACGACAATGGACCCGGCAACGCGTTCGATGCTTCGCGTCACGCTGCCGCAGGAATATGAGGAACGCCATCTCGTCAAGGATCTGGTCGACCGGCTGATGGGCAAACACCCCGAGCATCGCTTCCAGTTCATCCAGGCCAATGCCGCGAGCCTCGACGAGGCAGCGATCGACGCCTGAGGAGAGAGCCCTATGCGCAACCGATGGTATGGCCTGATCGCAGCGGCATTATGCGCTGTCTGGCTTCCCATGACCGCGAGCGCGCAAACGCCCGAAACGCAAAGCGCCCAGACGACAGCATTCGACCGGCGCGCAGGCGAACTTGTCGACCTGCTCAACGGCAAGATCGCCTTTGCCGACTATTTCGCGCCTTCCTTCCAGCAGGCTATCCCCGAAGCGCAATTCAAGACGATGACCGCCAGCCTGATCGCCCAATATGGCCGCGCGGTCGCCGTCGAGCACGCGACATCGAAGGACGGCCGGTCGGGAACGCTGCAATTGCGCTTCGAAAAAGGCATCGGCAGCGTGACGCTCGACGTCGGCGCCGATGCCGACGAGCGCGTCATCGGCCTGCGCCTCACCGGGTTCCAGATGGCCGACGACAGCTATGATCGCGTCGCGGCCGAACTCGCCGCCCTGCCGGGCAACACAGGTTTCCTCGTCGCCGAACTCGATGGCGCGGCCATTCGCCCGCTCGCGATGGCAAATAGCGACAAGCAATTCGCCATTGGATCGACCTTCAAACTCTATGTCCTCGACGAACTCGCGGCGCAGATCGCCGCTGGCGAACGCCAATGGAGCGATGTCGCGCCGCTGTCGCACCTCAGCTTTTCCTCGGCCGGTACCGCGAATTGGCCAAAAGACACGCCGGTCACGCTTCAGACGCTCGCCAACTGGATGATCTCGGTGAGCGACAATGGCGCGACCGACACGCTGATCCATCTCCTCGGCCGCGAACGGATCGAGGCACGGATGCGCGCCGCCGGGCATAGCGATCCGTCGCGCAATATTCCCTTCCTGACGACGGTCGAAGCCTTCGCCCTCAAAGGAAATAATTTCGCCGATATCCGCCCCGCTTTTATCGCTAGCGACGACAAGGCGCAGCGCAAACTGATCGATGCGAACCGCGGTCGGCTGGTTCTGGCCAACGTCGACGGGGTCAGCTTCATCGACGGCCCGCGTTTCATCGACAGCCTCGAATGGTTTGCCAGCCCGAACGATATCGCACGCGCCTTTATCAACCTGCGGGCGCGTCGCTCGACGACGCTGATGTCGGTGCTCGCCATCAACAATGGCGTCGGCCCGGCCGCAGGCGAGCCGTGGCGCTATCTCGGTTACAAGGGCGGCTCGGAAAATGGCGTGCTGTCGATGAGCCTGCTCGGCGAGCGCAAGGCCGACGGCAAATGGTTCGTGGTGACCGCAAGCTGGAACGATCCGAAGGCCAACCTCGACGCCGACAAGTTGGTCGGCTTCGTCACGCGGCTGCTGGCGCTCGCCGCGAAATAGGGATCAGGCGGTCAAAGCCGCCACCAGCGCCTTGACCTTGGCCTGCCGCCACTGCGGCGTCGGCGCGACGAGCCAATAGCCGCGCTTAACCGCAAAGGGTTCCTGCACCAGCCGCACCCGGCCCGCCGCGATGTCGGCCTCGGCGAGCATCGCCGGGACATTCGCCTGCCCCAGCCCGTTCGCCGCGGCATCGATCGCCAGCCCCGCGTCGCCGAGCCGCAGCGCCGGCTCGCCATCGTCGACCGGACAGCCCGGCCAGGCGATGCGCGTATCGCTGCCGACGCCGGGCCCCGCGACCGTCACCATCGTCGCGTCGGCCAGCGGCACGCCCTCATGGTCGCCCGCCCCGTCGGTCCAGAAGATCGCGAGATCGAGGTTCGCCTCGGTAAAGTCGATCCCCGCATCGGCCGAAACCAGCGTGAAGCGGACATCCGGCGCCTGCTGGCTGTAGCGGGCAAGCCGCGGCGCCAGCCATTTGGCGGTCAGGTCGCGCGGCGCCGCGATCGTCAGCGACTGCGACGATTGCCCTGCCTGCATCGCGCGCACCGATTCCTCGAACTGCAAGAAGCCCTGCCGCAGCGCGTCGAGTCCGGCATTGGCCTCCCCGGTCAGTTCCAGCCCCTTTGGGGTTCGCCGGAACAGCACGACGCCCAGCATATCCTCGAGCGCGCGAATCTGCTGGCCGACCGCCGCCGGCGTCACCGCAAGTTCGTCGGCGGCACGCGTGAAGCTCAGGTGCCGGGCAGCGGCATCGAAAACGCGAAGCGCGTTGAGCGGCAGGTGGGTGCGCTTCATGACGCGGTCGCAGGCGCCACAAGCGGGAAATGTGGAATGGCGACCAGCATTTCCGAACCGTCACCCATTTCCATCATATAGCTTCCCACCATCGATCCTTCGGGCGTCGGCAGCGGACAGCCCGATACATAGTCGAACGCGCCGCCGGGGCCGATCAGCGGCTGCTCGCCGACGACGCCTTCGCCCTCGACCTCGCTGATCTGGCCACGCCCGTCGCTGATCCGCCAGTGGCGCGTCAACAATTGCACTGCCACGTCGCCGTGATTTTCGACCCGGACATGATAAGCCCAGAACCAGCGTCCCAGCGCCGGGTGCGACTGTTCGGGCAGATAGCTAACCGACACGCGCACCGTGATCGACCCGGTGGTCGCCGCAAAGGGAAAGAAGGAGTCGATCATCACCACGCCAAAGTCGCCTAAAGCCCGACCTTGGTCAATGCCTGCTCCAGATCGGCGATGACGTCGCGCGGATCCTCGAGCCCGATATTGATCCGCAGCATGCCCTCGACGACCCCCATATCGGCGCGCGCCTCGGCGCTGACGCCATAATGGGTGGTCGACGCCGGATGGCAGCAGAGGCTGCGCGAATCGCCGATATTGTTGCTGATGTCGACGAGTTCGAGCGCGTTGAGGAACGCCATCGCCTGCTCGCGGCCACCGTCGAGGATGAAGGAGAAGATTGGTCCGCAGGCTTCCATCTGGCTTTTCGCTAGATTGTGCTGCGGATGGCTGGCCAGCCCCGGATGCAGGATGCGCGCGACACGGCCCTCGATCGCTTTCCCGACCGCGAGCGCATTTTCGGACTGGCGCCGAGCCCGCAGATCGAGCGTTTCGAGCCCCTTCAGCACGACCCACGCATTGAACGGCGACAGGTTCGGTCCGGTGTTGCGCTGGAACGGCAGCAGCACGTCGTTGATGAACTTTTCGCTGCCGCACACCGCGCCGGCGAGCACCCGCCCCTGCCCGTCCATCAGCTTGGTCGCCGAATAGGCGACGACGTCGGCACCAAAATCCATCGGACGCTGGAGCACCGCAGTCGCAAAGGCATTGTCGACGACGCTGGTGATGCCATGCGCCTTTGCCAGCCCGCACACATGCTTCATGTCGACGATATCCATTGTCGGGTTCGCCGGGGTTTCGAAGAAGAAGACCTTGGTGTTGGGCCGGATCGCCTTTTCCCACGCGTCATTGTCGCGCCCGTCGATAACCGTCGTCTCGATCCCGAAGCGCGGACAAAGATGATCGACGAGCCAGCGGCACGAGCCGAACGCGGCCTTCGCCGCGACGATATGGTCGCCCGCCGATAGCTGGCAGAGCAAAGCGGTCGTCATCGCCGCCATGCCCGTCGCCTGCGTGCGGCACGCTTCGGCGCCTTCCATCAGCGCGATACGTTCCTCGAGCATCGCGACGGTCGGGTTCTGCAGCCGCGAATAGGTCATGCCCTGCGCTTCGCCGGCAAAGCGCGCCGCAACCTCTTCGGCACTTTCATAGGTAAAGCCGGAGCTCAGGAAGAGCGCTTCCGACGTCTCGCCATGCTCGCTGCGCCACGTCCCGCCGCGTACCGCCTGCGTCGCCGGATGCCAGCTCTTCGTCTTGTTGCGATCGAAACCCGTCGTCTTCTTCATCTCGTCACCCGTTCAAAGCTGCCACGACCGCATCACCCAGCGCCGCCGTGCCCAGAGTACCGCCGAGATCGGCGCCGCGGCATCCATCGGCGAGGACTTTTGCCACCGCCGCCTCGATCCGCGCCGCACTCGCTTCGTCGCCGCCCGAATGGCGGAGCAGCATCGCGAGCGACAGGATCATCGCCAGCGGATTGGCGATGCCCTTGCCGGCAATGTCAGGTGCGCTGCCATGGATAGGCTCGTACAGTCCCTGCTTGCCCTCGCTGAGCGAAGCCGAAGCGAGCAGCCCGATCGACCCGACACACATCGACGCCTGATCGGACAAGATGTCACCGAACAGATTGCCGGTGACGACGACGTCGAACTGGCCCGGATTGCGGACCAGCTGCATTGCGGCATTGTCGACATACATATGGCTGAGCGCCACATCGGGATAGTCGGCCGCGACCTCGATCACCACATCGCGCCAGAGCTGCGAGGTTTCGAGGACGTTGGCCTTGTCGACCGAGCATAGCCGCTTCGCCCGGCCCTGCGCGGCGCGGAAGGCGACATGCGCGATGCGCCGCACCTCGCTCTCGCTGTATGACATGATGTCATAACCCTCGCGTTCGCCGCTCTCGGTCGTGCGCGTGCCCTTTTCGCCGAAATAGACGTCGCCATTGAGTTCGCGGACGATCAACAGGTCGATCGCCGAGGCAACCTCGGGGCGCAGCGTCGAGCTGTCCTCCAGACCGGCAAACAGCTTCGCCGGGCGCAGATTGGCGAACAG
The Sphingopyxis macrogoltabida genome window above contains:
- the parE gene encoding DNA topoisomerase IV subunit B — encoded protein: MSHDLFDSSAPATDSYNASQIEVLEGLEPVRRRPGMYIGGTDERALHHLAAEVIDNSMDEAVAGHANRIEVTLDVGNRLTIVDNGRGMPVDPHPKFPGKSALEVILTMLHSGGKFEGKAYATSGGLHGVGVSVVNALSVDTEIEVARGKQLYRQRFSRGTPLAPLEELGPTPNRRGTSVSFVPDPEIFGEHGRFKPQRLYRMARSKAYLFAGVEIRWKCAPELIGDDTPAEAVFQFPGGLADHLKEQIGTRECATAEPFVGRQDFPGDQGRAEWAIAWPLWSDGSYSWYCNTIPTPAGGTHEAGLRAALTKGLRAFGELIGQKKAAQITAEDVFNGGEMMLSVFIRDPQFQSQTKDRLSSPEAARFTENAVRDHFDHFLSDNMDRGRALLGLILERMDERLKRKAEREVKRKTATSARKLRLPGKLTDCANDGPEGTELFIVEGDSAGGSAKQARDRKTQAILPIRGKILNVASASTDKIRANQEIADLALALGCGMRKDCDADRLRYEKIVIMTDADVDGAHIATLLMTFFFQEMPDIVRNGHVYLAQPPLYRLTAGSTSAYARDDEHRAELEATMFKGKKVEVGRFKGLGEMNPNQLKETTMDPATRSMLRVTLPQEYEERHLVKDLVDRLMGKHPEHRFQFIQANAASLDEAAIDA
- a CDS encoding serine hydrolase; this encodes MRNRWYGLIAAALCAVWLPMTASAQTPETQSAQTTAFDRRAGELVDLLNGKIAFADYFAPSFQQAIPEAQFKTMTASLIAQYGRAVAVEHATSKDGRSGTLQLRFEKGIGSVTLDVGADADERVIGLRLTGFQMADDSYDRVAAELAALPGNTGFLVAELDGAAIRPLAMANSDKQFAIGSTFKLYVLDELAAQIAAGERQWSDVAPLSHLSFSSAGTANWPKDTPVTLQTLANWMISVSDNGATDTLIHLLGRERIEARMRAAGHSDPSRNIPFLTTVEAFALKGNNFADIRPAFIASDDKAQRKLIDANRGRLVLANVDGVSFIDGPRFIDSLEWFASPNDIARAFINLRARRSTTLMSVLAINNGVGPAAGEPWRYLGYKGGSENGVLSMSLLGERKADGKWFVVTASWNDPKANLDADKLVGFVTRLLALAAK
- a CDS encoding LysR substrate-binding domain-containing protein, translated to MKRTHLPLNALRVFDAAARHLSFTRAADELAVTPAAVGQQIRALEDMLGVVLFRRTPKGLELTGEANAGLDALRQGFLQFEESVRAMQAGQSSQSLTIAAPRDLTAKWLAPRLARYSQQAPDVRFTLVSADAGIDFTEANLDLAIFWTDGAGDHEGVPLADATMVTVAGPGVGSDTRIAWPGCPVDDGEPALRLGDAGLAIDAAANGLGQANVPAMLAEADIAAGRVRLVQEPFAVKRGYWLVAPTPQWRQAKVKALVAALTA
- the apaG gene encoding Co2+/Mg2+ efflux protein ApaG — protein: MIDSFFPFAATTGSITVRVSVSYLPEQSHPALGRWFWAYHVRVENHGDVAVQLLTRHWRISDGRGQISEVEGEGVVGEQPLIGPGGAFDYVSGCPLPTPEGSMVGSYMMEMGDGSEMLVAIPHFPLVAPATAS
- a CDS encoding trans-sulfuration enzyme family protein, whose translation is MKKTTGFDRNKTKSWHPATQAVRGGTWRSEHGETSEALFLSSGFTYESAEEVAARFAGEAQGMTYSRLQNPTVAMLEERIALMEGAEACRTQATGMAAMTTALLCQLSAGDHIVAAKAAFGSCRWLVDHLCPRFGIETTVIDGRDNDAWEKAIRPNTKVFFFETPANPTMDIVDMKHVCGLAKAHGITSVVDNAFATAVLQRPMDFGADVVAYSATKLMDGQGRVLAGAVCGSEKFINDVLLPFQRNTGPNLSPFNAWVVLKGLETLDLRARRQSENALAVGKAIEGRVARILHPGLASHPQHNLAKSQMEACGPIFSFILDGGREQAMAFLNALELVDISNNIGDSRSLCCHPASTTHYGVSAEARADMGVVEGMLRINIGLEDPRDVIADLEQALTKVGL
- the leuB gene encoding 3-isopropylmalate dehydrogenase, giving the protein MKILLLAGDGIGPEIMAEAEKVLAALTLPVTLDRALVGGAAYAATGHPLPPETLAKAKAADGILFGAVGDPRFDNVERHLRPEQAILGLRSELGLFANLRPAKLFAGLEDSSTLRPEVASAIDLLIVRELNGDVYFGEKGTRTTESGEREGYDIMSYSESEVRRIAHVAFRAAQGRAKRLCSVDKANVLETSQLWRDVVIEVAADYPDVALSHMYVDNAAMQLVRNPGQFDVVVTGNLFGDILSDQASMCVGSIGLLASASLSEGKQGLYEPIHGSAPDIAGKGIANPLAMILSLAMLLRHSGGDEASAARIEAAVAKVLADGCRGADLGGTLGTAALGDAVVAALNG